A genomic segment from Gavia stellata isolate bGavSte3 chromosome 4, bGavSte3.hap2, whole genome shotgun sequence encodes:
- the LOC104256379 gene encoding killer cell lectin-like receptor subfamily F member 1 codes for MAGDITYADVAMLPRERPRVPSRTSVPGNTITYAELHVKPKPKESSRSQTSASGCRRGRSAWFYVALVLGVLVLILLGVIAVLAKQFLKGRAGKPESLSQYGLNSTDDHISSEKALSAMLLKWLMEELCEDGQGTTCELCPPGWQLHRGRCYYFSEEAVSWDDSQRNCLAKKSQLLVIEDEIEMEFIDNKEKDTKYIWIGLKIQDIKKQRSSAEDPGEKENRIAIKRRETDKNCAVYRRKNMIQADNCQTLKKWICKKNATSLVL; via the exons ATGGCAGGTGATATCACATATGCGGACGTGGCAATGCTACCCAGGGAAAGACCACGCGTTCCTTCTCGGACATCAGTTCCAG GAAACACGATCACATACGCTGAGCTGCATGTGAAGCCGAAACCCAAAGAGAGCAGCAGATCACAGACTTCCGCTTCTG gCTGCCGACGTGGGCGCTCAGCCTGGTTCTACGTGGCGCTGGTCCTGGGAGTCCTTGTCCTCATCCTGCTGGGCGTCATAGCCGTGCTAGCCAAGCAAT TTTTGAAGGGCAGAGCAGGAAAACCGGAAAGTTTGTCCCAGTATGGTCTAAATAGCACTGATGATCACATCTCTTCAGAGAAAGCTCTCTCGGCGATGCTCCTGAAATGGCTGATGGAGGAACTGTGTGAAGATGGACAAG GAACAACATGCGAGCTGTGTCCTCCAGGGTGGCAACTGCACAGGGGCAGATGTTACTACTTCTCCGAGGAGGCTGTAAGCTGGGATGACAGCCAGAGAAACTGTCTGGCCAAGAAATCCCAGCTTCTTGTCATTGAAGATGAAATTGAGATG GAATTCATAGACAATAAAGAGAAAGATACCAAATATATCTGGATTGGGTTGAAGATTCAAGACATAAAGAAACAACGGAGTTCAGCTGAAGAtcctggagaaaaagaaaacag GATAGctataaaaagaagagagactgACAAGAACTGTGCtgtttacagaagaaaaaacatgatcCAAGCAGATAACTGCCAGACTTTAAAGAAGTGGATCTGTAAGAAGAATGCAACTTCGTTGGTGCTCTGA